ACCTTAAGTGCTCATTGTGCATGGCttcattcggttataaccgaatgtgACGTGGCACAATCCTGAGCCCTCATCTGAATCACGATAATGGCAGCAACTTAAAGGTAGACCTACAacaaaccactttccacgtggcacctccccagccgttgatcagattcacgatccgtgtgcatggaTGTGGAATTAACTATTGATGGAAAAAGATATAACCGTTGACGAAAAAGCAATTTCCGTCAATACCTTCGTCACCTTTTTTGGCGCCAGAACCTTGGTTATAAATATGGGAATTCAGGTATGATCTCACAAGCTACTTTCACATCTTTCACTCCTACTACTTCATCTTACCCTTTGAGATCATTGTGCTTATTCTCATGCTGGaaggtggtcacggagagaacccccattctcctcGTGGCGAGTCTAACAGCTTTCTGTTTTGTAGTGTTCTTTGGTGAAGTAGCGCTCAACCAGCAATCGACGAGAAGATTAACCTTTTTATGCAGAACCTATACCCCGGATCTGATTGATTCCGGTCAATTCTGATccactgtttcttcattggcgcccatcGATTTTCTATTTTCATTTTCATCTTCTCGATCTATTTTTTCTCTCTCTTCTGTTTTCATTGGCAGAAAGTCCGTCAAATTACCCACCAGGTCCTCGACCAGAGAACAGGGGCAATTTTGCTCATGATTCCCGTGTCAAAGGAATCGTAGAAAAAGCGTCTGATGATAACGATGTTCAAAATGACGTAAATCATGTGAACGATCCCGTTACTCCAGGAGTTCAACCTGAAATTCTGGTCACTTCAATTTTACCTCCTGGTGAAACCCCGATCTCTTGGTATGCTAAGTCCCAGGGTACGTTGAACGTTGTTTATGCACATCTTTGTGCACAAACTGCTCAAACGACACAACAGATATGTAGATCTGCAGCTCAGGTGTGAGCTCCATCTGCACCTCGAGTGTTACATTATGATTCGCCCTCATACATGTCGGTTGAAGATACAGAAGTTTACTCTCAGTCCAACACTAGAtatgtgatacgtggtcgaaaaccggtgattgtttgtgcttaagttgatgtttttacataGCTTTTAAACTTGAAAAGCCTACTTTTGATTGgatatgtgttttgcaggtctagcGGAGTTTAAgaagcttttcgggagcttttaCAGGCCACCGGGACGAAAAACGGACCACCGGGAACGAATGGGATCAACtggggatgtgaaatgaacaaaaccaGGTTAATCATGAAGTTTGGATGTGTTTTGTGGGATGTTAATGGATTTAAATtgaatatattggaagatggcatgatagagggctgaattacgagtacgtgggcgaaaacggtgagtaaacggagctaaaacgaagaagttatgaagaaaacaaaaattgAGGTTTATAGgcaccgtcggcgacgccccttaGAAGTGTCCATCAGCAGATTTAGTCCGTAAACAGCCGTTTAAGCCGTCGGGTGATTTTGGCACTTCCacacaccgtcgccgacgccaaagtgggccgtcggcgacgcccctcaCTGCTTTGGTTCGCGAAAATTGAATTTTGGGTTGTTGGGGACGAGTTATAACATCAATTTTGACCAAGAAACGGGGGTTACACTTCAATTAGAGTTTGAAAACCTCTCTTGGAGCCACAATTCACCACGACTTCAATTCCCAATCCATCTCTAATCACCAATCGATCCACCATCATCCGAATCAATCATCGAATTCATCATCTCCATCTCTCAAACCCTAACCATTCCACCATCCATTCAATTCCACCATTACCAAACCCTAATCACCATTCCATCATTTCCCGAGCTTCAAGATGATCAAGATCAAGcttccaacatccggtgatcacGTCCTTTCAATCATGcgcggctaatttcttggaggtttcaccccggtgtagacttttgtaagatttagggtttattatgtatTGATGTTTtatttgtgacaacttgaattgcatttgaatctttagaTAATTGTCCTACGTTTGTTTTGAATATACGAATTATCGAGTGagtgattaaatttgactttgtgaaaagaatacacgtatttatgccttgtcttttgataggatttgctagtccaaggtaacgaagtgcatcgtggtccgttgtctatgacgttgatagcgattggaacctaagctttgtgattgttGACCCGTTAATGAACTAATTCGAGTAAATCAAATTAAAACATATAGTAATCCTAGTTCTTGCATTTGTTGAacccgggtgtgaaccttgtttaaTTATCTTGTTTAAAACTATCAATTACAATTTCGTGCATTTGTTTAAGTTCTCATTAGTTAGTAATTCAAAACCATATTGTCGGTTCATTCCGACCCATTTCCTAAACAACCAAAATTCATAAAAACAATCTAGTAAGCTTCATAAGTGTGACAATCATTTATAATCAATCAAGTCAattcacaaaccacatactcttcgtggttcgtccccttactaccactagctatttgttaaagGTAATTTGGGTTTATAaatcttatctttgaccggagcacgacactccgatcaaattttggcgccatTGTCGGGGAGttcgtgcgctttgtgtttggattctTATTTGAATTttcgtgattaactgtttaaattGCTTAGTTTCTCCTTGTACATTGTCtttttttccttgttacgcgggttATGTTATTTGTGCAGGccacaggtagtgcatgcatacaaggaattccgggaggacttcaccatTAGTCTACGAACCGAAAATCGAAAGAGTTGCAAGAAGGAatttagcaagccggttagaggCAACCCTTGTTTCTAACCAAGTCACCCAAGATTCACAATCCACACCatccattgaaaccgattcaatggcaaaccaaaacTCCAATCACCCAAACCTTAATCAAAACCAATTCCAATCTCGAGGAACCCTCCATCCCGCCAAAAATGTCCAACATATACCTCAAAATCAACCGGGTGGTGGTGACAACTCAagaccacccacaccaccttttCGTAACCAAGTTCCTAATAATAACCAAATaacaccccaacaacaaaacCTTCACCGACACAACTCCTTACCCACTCAACTTGATGAGCGGAATGTTAATTCTGATCGTAGAGGCAACCGAGATCGTGGCAATCCCGCGAACgaagacccgtttttcaacatTGACGACTTGCGAAATGCCATCCCCGATGATGAGTCGTTTAGTGTTCCCGGTTACCAATCACCAGAACACGTGAGTATTCACTCGGAATACTCGGATGACGGGGGTAATTATGATGAACGGCTCGATGATGGCGGTTGGGGTTATGTGAACCGGGGAAATGTTTACAATGCTAGAGGGTTTGACGATGATGAATttggctatcaaaatgccaaTTTTGTAGGGAATGAAAACTACGGTTATGGGAATGCTCGAAACGACGGTTACGGAAACAACCGAAACCCACAAAACAACACtcaacggaaccggaatgaagggttctacaacaacaataacaatgtgAATCATAACCGGATTCCACGTTTTGGGGAGGAGGTAATCAAGGAGGTAACCAAGGTGGGAATAGAGGGGTAATCGAAGAGATAATCGAAGTCCAAGAGAGCATGAAGTTGATGGTCCACGTCATCATCAACAACCTCCAAAGGGAGTCAATGACCGTTTTAGGCCGGTGGTCACCGATAATGACTCACCGATTGTATGTGAGCCAAGAATGTTTGATTGTAAGCCCCATTACATCAACATCCTCCCCCACTTCAATGGGAGGTCCAATGATGAACCATATACTCATTTGGCGGAGTTTTCGGCCATATGTAGTACTATTGGAGGGCATGATTTCGCAATGAAAGAGATCAAGCTTCGGTTGTTTAAGTTTTCGCTAAAGGATAAGGCGAAACAGTGGTTCCTCACACTTCCGGCGGATAGTATTCGTACATGGGTGGAAATGCAACAGGTTTTTCTTGATGAGTATTACTCGATGGCGGAGACCGATGATGATAGAGATGAAATTAGGTCTTTCCGCCAACTGTCAAGTGAACCATTACATGAAGCATTCACTCGATACAAAGAATTAATCCGGAAGTGTCCACATCATCAAATTGAAAAGTGGGAGTTGGTTAAATGTTTCGTGCGAGGGTTGGATGATGAGACGTGGAACCACCTTAAGTCAACGAGCAACGGAACGTTGTTGAGTAATCATGAAGATGACGATTGGGAATTTCTTGAGCGGATGAGCAAGCGGTCAAAGTCAAAAGAGTCGGCCGATAGAGCTAAGAAAC
Above is a window of Helianthus annuus cultivar XRQ/B chromosome 14, HanXRQr2.0-SUNRISE, whole genome shotgun sequence DNA encoding:
- the LOC110906670 gene encoding GATA zinc finger domain-containing protein 14-like, translating into MHTRNSGRTSPLVYEPKIERVARRNLASRLEATLVSNQVTQDSQSTPSIETDSMANQNSNHPNLNQNQFQSRGTLHPAKNVQHIPQNQPGGGDNSRPPTPPFRNQVPNNNQITPQQQNLHRHNSLPTQLDERNVNSDRRGNRDRGNPANEDPFFNIDDLRNAIPDDESFSVPGYQSPEHVSIHSEYSDDGGNYDERLDDGGWGYVNRGNVYNARGFDDDEFGYQNANFVGNENYGYGNARNDGYGNNRNPQNNTQRNRNEGFYNNNNNVNHNRIPRFGEEVIKEVTKVGIEG